A genomic segment from Bradyrhizobium sp. ISRA430 encodes:
- a CDS encoding NAD(P)-dependent oxidoreductase, with translation MTILVTGSAGHLGEAIVRTLRGRGSTVHGVDLKKSAFTDAVGSIVDPGFVRSQMDGVTAVIHTATLHKPHVATHAKQDFIDTNVTGTLNLLEAAVAAGVRSFVFTSTTSAFGSQLRPGAGEAAVWVTEHLPSVPKNIYGTTKLMAENLCELFFREHRLPVLILRTSRFFPEDDDDPALRAAYAQENAQANELLYRRLDIADAVSAHLLASEKAAAIGFARYIVSATSPFEPHHVAALARDAAGVVRALYPDCEQLFAARGWRLFPAIDRVYVNERARRELGWRPEFDFAHVLNCLRDGMDFRSALAREVGSKGYHETVFADGPYPVLS, from the coding sequence ATGACAATACTGGTCACGGGCAGCGCAGGCCACCTCGGGGAGGCCATCGTCAGGACGTTGCGGGGGCGCGGTTCTACTGTGCATGGGGTTGATTTGAAGAAATCAGCCTTCACCGATGCGGTCGGTTCCATTGTCGATCCCGGCTTCGTCCGAAGCCAGATGGACGGCGTCACCGCCGTCATCCACACCGCGACGCTGCACAAGCCGCATGTGGCGACTCACGCCAAGCAGGATTTCATCGACACCAACGTCACCGGCACGCTCAACCTGCTCGAGGCGGCCGTTGCCGCCGGCGTGCGCAGCTTCGTCTTCACCAGCACCACCAGCGCATTCGGCTCGCAGCTCCGGCCGGGGGCGGGAGAGGCTGCGGTGTGGGTCACCGAGCATCTGCCGTCGGTGCCGAAGAACATCTACGGCACGACAAAACTGATGGCCGAGAACCTGTGCGAGCTGTTCTTCCGCGAGCATCGTCTTCCGGTCCTCATCTTGAGGACGTCCCGCTTCTTTCCCGAAGACGATGACGATCCCGCGCTGCGGGCGGCTTACGCGCAGGAGAACGCGCAGGCCAACGAGCTGCTCTATCGCCGGCTGGATATAGCGGATGCCGTGAGCGCCCATCTGCTCGCGAGCGAGAAGGCCGCCGCGATCGGCTTCGCGCGCTACATCGTCTCGGCCACGAGCCCGTTCGAGCCGCACCATGTCGCAGCACTGGCCCGTGACGCGGCCGGCGTGGTGCGCGCGCTCTATCCCGATTGCGAGCAGCTCTTCGCCGCGCGTGGCTGGCGCCTGTTTCCGGCGATCGACCGCGTCTACGTCAACGAGCGCGCGCGCCGTGAACTCGGCTGGCGGCCCGAATTCGATTTTGCCCATGTCCTCAACTGCCTTCGCGATGGCATGGACTTTCGCAGCGCGCTGGCGCGCGAGGTCGGATCGAAGGGCTATCATGAAACGGTGTTTGCGGATGGACCGTATCCCGTCTTGTCGTAG
- a CDS encoding PQQ-dependent sugar dehydrogenase, with translation MKFHRSVFAFAAVALLAGTSVVNAQQQQDKGRALKKYESGTKEFWTHPPDDWFLGDETEAQKGLAPPSGPPTGASDAELAAMMKKIKLPPGFKIEVWASGVLAARQMAWGDKGTLFVGSFGLGNVYAIKDNNGKKEVKTVLKGLNMPTGLAFRDGALYVIAVDKLIRYDDAEAKLDNLGEGKVVYDDMPSYAAHGWKYIAVDKDGWFYIPFGPPFNIGIPPTSVSQIRRVDPKTGNAEVWALGVRNSVGGDVDPRTGKYWFTENARDWVSDDLPSDKLNMINKIGEHFGYPYCHQGDLPDPKFAMGHKCSEFTPPVLNLGAHVAPLGMKFYTGDQFPAEYKNNILIAEHGSWNRHKYQGGRIMRVIVGPDGKNAKQEVFASGWIEGDQGYLGRPDDIILAKDGSILVADDWAGAIYRISYGKK, from the coding sequence ATGAAATTCCATCGATCCGTTTTCGCGTTTGCAGCGGTTGCCCTTCTCGCAGGGACGAGCGTTGTCAATGCGCAGCAGCAGCAGGACAAAGGCCGCGCGCTGAAGAAATACGAGTCAGGCACCAAGGAGTTCTGGACCCATCCGCCGGACGACTGGTTCCTGGGCGATGAGACCGAGGCGCAGAAGGGTCTGGCGCCGCCCTCGGGGCCGCCGACGGGTGCATCGGACGCCGAGCTCGCGGCGATGATGAAGAAGATCAAGCTGCCGCCGGGCTTCAAGATCGAGGTGTGGGCGTCGGGTGTGCTCGCCGCGCGGCAGATGGCCTGGGGCGACAAAGGCACGCTGTTCGTCGGCTCGTTCGGTCTCGGCAATGTCTATGCGATCAAGGACAACAATGGGAAGAAGGAGGTCAAGACCGTCCTCAAGGGGCTGAACATGCCCACGGGTCTGGCCTTCAGGGACGGCGCGCTCTACGTCATCGCCGTCGACAAGCTGATCCGCTATGACGATGCTGAAGCCAAGCTCGATAATCTCGGCGAGGGCAAGGTCGTCTATGACGACATGCCGTCCTACGCCGCGCATGGCTGGAAGTACATCGCCGTCGACAAGGACGGCTGGTTCTACATTCCGTTCGGACCGCCCTTCAATATCGGCATTCCTCCGACCAGTGTCTCGCAGATCCGGCGCGTCGATCCCAAGACCGGCAACGCCGAAGTCTGGGCGCTCGGCGTTCGCAATTCGGTCGGCGGCGACGTCGATCCGCGCACCGGCAAGTACTGGTTCACCGAGAATGCCCGCGACTGGGTCAGCGACGATCTGCCGTCAGACAAGCTCAACATGATTAACAAGATCGGCGAGCACTTCGGCTATCCCTACTGCCACCAGGGCGACCTGCCCGATCCAAAGTTCGCGATGGGCCACAAGTGCTCCGAGTTCACGCCGCCGGTGCTGAATCTCGGCGCCCACGTCGCTCCGCTCGGCATGAAATTCTATACCGGCGATCAATTCCCCGCCGAGTACAAGAACAACATCCTGATCGCCGAGCACGGCTCCTGGAATCGTCACAAGTACCAGGGCGGCCGCATCATGCGCGTGATCGTCGGGCCCGACGGCAAGAACGCCAAGCAAGAGGTGTTCGCCTCCGGCTGGATCGAGGGCGACCAGGGCTATCTCGGCCGCCCCGATGACATCATCCTCGCCAAGGACGGCTCAATCCTCGTCGCCGACGACTGGGCCGGCGCGATCTACCGCATCAGCTACGGCAAGAAGTAG
- a CDS encoding c-type cytochrome — MRRQFISHAISALALLSLGVDPTHAADAAAVKEKAAACAGCHGENGISQTENIPSIAGQPDQFLQWQLVFFRAGSRKNEQMQPIVEELNNEDIRNLGAYFAALTPPKGPEDKDPDLSKKGEQAAAGRRCASCHTDTYAGTKAVARLAGQREEYLVKALHDYKAGLRVGGGVAAMADIAYSLSEDEITALAHYLAHLQ, encoded by the coding sequence ATGCGCCGGCAGTTCATCTCGCACGCAATCAGCGCGCTTGCGCTTCTTTCGCTCGGCGTCGATCCGACCCACGCCGCCGATGCGGCCGCCGTCAAGGAAAAAGCCGCAGCCTGCGCCGGCTGCCATGGCGAGAATGGCATCTCGCAAACCGAGAACATCCCCTCGATCGCCGGCCAGCCCGATCAGTTCCTGCAATGGCAGCTCGTGTTCTTCCGCGCCGGCTCGCGCAAGAACGAGCAGATGCAGCCGATCGTCGAGGAGCTCAACAACGAGGACATCCGCAATCTGGGGGCCTATTTCGCCGCATTGACGCCGCCGAAGGGACCGGAGGACAAGGACCCCGATCTGTCGAAGAAGGGCGAACAAGCTGCCGCCGGGCGGCGCTGCGCCTCATGCCACACCGACACTTATGCCGGCACCAAGGCCGTCGCGCGTCTCGCTGGCCAGCGCGAGGAATATCTCGTGAAGGCGCTGCACGACTACAAGGCGGGCTTGCGTGTCGGCGGCGGCGTTGCCGCAATGGCCGACATCGCCTATTCGCTGAGCGAGGACGAGATCACCGCGCTCGCGCACTATCTGGCGCACTTGCAGTAA
- the panE gene encoding 2-dehydropantoate 2-reductase has translation MRILVVGAGAIGGYFGGRLLQAGRDVTFLVRPRRASELASAGLVIKSPNGDVTLKDPPRVEADKLKDKFDVVLLSCKAFDLDDAITSFAAGVGPNTAIIPMLNGMKHLDVLDRRFGAERVLGGLCAIAATLNEKREVVQLQPIQSINYGERDGKLSERVKAIDEAFKGGINGATASQNIMQDMWEKWVFLSTLAASTSLMRTSVGNILAAPGGKDFLLGMLDETSAIAAASGYPPGGPFFARVKGNLTTEGSPMTASMFRDIKAGLPVEADHVIGDLIARGDAAKVPVPKLRIAYTHLKAYEKQRAG, from the coding sequence ATGCGTATCCTCGTGGTCGGCGCCGGCGCCATCGGCGGCTATTTTGGTGGCAGGCTGTTGCAGGCCGGCCGCGATGTCACCTTCCTGGTCCGGCCGCGCCGCGCCAGCGAGCTTGCGAGCGCCGGCCTCGTCATCAAGAGCCCGAACGGCGACGTGACGCTGAAGGATCCGCCGCGGGTCGAGGCCGACAAGCTCAAGGACAAGTTCGACGTCGTGCTCTTGAGCTGCAAGGCGTTCGATCTCGATGACGCCATCACGTCTTTTGCGGCAGGGGTCGGCCCGAACACGGCGATCATTCCGATGCTCAACGGCATGAAACATCTTGATGTGCTCGACCGGAGATTCGGCGCCGAACGCGTGCTCGGCGGGCTGTGCGCCATCGCCGCCACGCTGAACGAGAAGCGCGAAGTCGTGCAGCTCCAGCCGATCCAGTCGATCAATTACGGCGAGCGCGACGGTAAGCTGTCCGAGCGCGTCAAGGCGATCGACGAGGCCTTCAAGGGCGGCATCAATGGCGCTACTGCCAGCCAGAACATCATGCAGGACATGTGGGAGAAGTGGGTGTTCCTCTCAACGCTTGCTGCTTCCACCAGCCTGATGCGGACATCCGTCGGCAATATCCTCGCCGCCCCCGGCGGCAAGGATTTCCTGCTCGGCATGCTGGATGAAACCAGCGCGATCGCCGCCGCCTCAGGCTACCCTCCGGGCGGGCCGTTCTTCGCGCGCGTCAAGGGCAACCTGACCACCGAGGGCTCGCCGATGACGGCGTCCATGTTCCGCGACATCAAGGCGGGCCTTCCGGTCGAGGCCGATCACGTCATCGGCGATCTCATCGCACGCGGCGATGCCGCCAAGGTACCGGTGCCGAAGCTGCGCATCGCCTATACTCATCTGAAGGCGTATGAGAAGCAGCGGGCGGGGTAG
- a CDS encoding 2-hydroxychromene-2-carboxylate isomerase, which produces MTRTAPQFLFDFGSPNAYLSHEAIPAIEKRIGVKFQYVPILLGGIFKATNNKSPAETLAGVKNKREFQAIETERFIKRFHVQPYVFNPHFPVNTLNLMRAAIAAQAEGVFEKYVEAAFHHMWREPKKMDDPEVAMKALASSGLDAQKLLARSQEPEVKAKLIKNTEEAVARGAFGSPTFFVGNEMFFGKEQLREVEEMVSGK; this is translated from the coding sequence TTGACCCGCACAGCCCCGCAATTCCTGTTCGATTTCGGCAGTCCCAACGCCTATCTCAGCCATGAGGCGATCCCGGCGATCGAAAAGCGGATTGGCGTGAAATTCCAGTACGTGCCGATCCTGCTCGGCGGCATCTTCAAGGCAACCAACAACAAATCGCCGGCCGAGACGCTCGCGGGCGTCAAGAACAAGCGCGAATTCCAGGCGATCGAGACCGAGCGATTCATCAAGCGCTTTCACGTCCAGCCCTACGTCTTCAATCCGCACTTTCCCGTCAACACGCTGAACCTGATGCGCGCGGCGATAGCGGCGCAGGCAGAGGGCGTCTTCGAGAAATATGTCGAGGCCGCCTTCCACCATATGTGGCGCGAGCCGAAGAAGATGGACGATCCCGAGGTCGCGATGAAGGCGCTGGCATCATCCGGGCTCGATGCGCAAAAGCTGCTCGCCCGCTCCCAAGAGCCGGAGGTGAAGGCCAAGCTGATCAAGAACACCGAGGAGGCGGTGGCGCGCGGCGCGTTCGGCTCACCGACCTTCTTCGTCGGCAACGAGATGTTCTTCGGCAAGGAGCAACTCCGCGAGGTCGAGGAGATGGTGTCGGGAAAGTGA
- a CDS encoding MATE family efflux transporter → MSAPRPLWTIFLRFLAPLMLSNALQSLFGTVSNVYLGQMIGVDALAAAAAFFPVMFFLFAFVMGLSTGATVLIGQAFGAGEHNKIKIIVGTTLAVGLLLAIAVAAAGGLFSRQLMTALATPSDILDQASAYARIMLVTMPLGFVFLLKTAMIRGVGDTLTPLLALALSTAIGLTLTPILIHGAFGLPAAGITSPAWASAIANALTLIMLAVYLRRKKHALAPDDALLRHLRIDPAMLGKILGIGLPSAIGMVVMAIAELVLLGLVNGFGSNATAAYGAVNQVMGYTQFTAMSISIAVSILGAQAVGRGDRTRLDGIVRTGLKFNLVLTGGLVAVSYLAARPVLGIFITDGAVRDLATGLLHVALWSSVPFGMATVFSGAMRAAGVALTPMLLSIFAIVAIELPSAVILSRTVGIQGVWAAYPIVFCAMFILQMGYYVLVWRKRAIRRLI, encoded by the coding sequence ATGTCCGCTCCCCGACCGCTCTGGACGATTTTCCTCCGCTTCCTCGCGCCGCTGATGCTGAGCAACGCGCTGCAGTCGCTGTTCGGGACCGTCAGCAACGTCTATCTCGGCCAGATGATCGGCGTCGACGCGCTCGCGGCGGCGGCGGCGTTCTTTCCGGTGATGTTCTTCCTGTTCGCCTTCGTCATGGGCCTGAGCACCGGCGCCACCGTGCTGATCGGCCAGGCTTTCGGCGCGGGCGAGCACAACAAGATCAAGATCATCGTAGGCACGACGCTCGCGGTCGGCCTGCTGCTCGCAATCGCGGTGGCGGCCGCCGGCGGGCTCTTCAGCCGGCAATTGATGACGGCGCTTGCTACCCCTTCCGACATCCTCGACCAGGCCAGCGCCTATGCCCGCATCATGCTGGTGACGATGCCGCTCGGCTTCGTGTTCCTGCTGAAGACGGCCATGATCCGCGGCGTCGGCGACACGCTCACGCCGCTGCTGGCGCTGGCGCTGTCGACCGCGATCGGGCTTACGCTCACGCCGATTCTGATCCACGGCGCATTCGGATTACCGGCCGCGGGCATCACCAGCCCCGCCTGGGCGTCGGCGATTGCCAACGCGCTGACGCTGATTATGCTGGCTGTCTATCTGCGCCGGAAAAAGCATGCGCTGGCGCCTGACGATGCGCTTCTGCGCCATCTTCGGATCGACCCTGCCATGCTCGGCAAGATCCTCGGCATCGGCCTACCGAGCGCGATCGGCATGGTGGTGATGGCGATCGCCGAACTGGTGCTGCTCGGCCTCGTCAACGGCTTCGGGTCGAATGCAACCGCCGCCTACGGCGCCGTCAATCAGGTGATGGGGTATACGCAGTTCACGGCGATGTCGATTTCGATCGCGGTCTCGATCCTCGGGGCTCAAGCCGTCGGCCGCGGTGACAGAACCCGGCTCGACGGCATCGTGCGCACCGGCCTCAAATTCAACCTCGTTCTGACAGGCGGCCTGGTCGCGGTGAGCTATCTGGCGGCGCGCCCGGTGCTCGGTATCTTCATCACCGACGGCGCCGTGCGCGATCTTGCGACGGGATTGCTGCACGTCGCGCTGTGGAGCTCGGTGCCGTTCGGCATGGCGACGGTATTTTCCGGCGCAATGCGCGCAGCCGGCGTCGCCCTGACGCCGATGCTGCTGTCGATCTTCGCCATCGTCGCGATCGAACTGCCATCCGCGGTGATCTTGAGCCGGACCGTCGGCATTCAGGGCGTGTGGGCCGCCTATCCGATCGTGTTCTGCGCCATGTTCATTTTGCAGATGGGCTATTACGTGCTGGTCTGGCGCAAGCGCGCGATCCGGCGTCTGATCTGA
- a CDS encoding DUF2239 family protein: protein MQGTFTAFIGQRRLASGPAGDVALAVKRAPPRPDEPIVIFDDGTGRTIDFDLRGEDHEVLARVAKLAPPPSAEEAPPSEPRGRGRPKLGVVAREVTLLPRHWEWLNAQPGGASVALRKLVDESRRASGDKDRERQARDAAYHFMSTMAGNFARFEEASRALFADDRRRFTGLIADWPADIRDHIVKLAYSDRA, encoded by the coding sequence ATGCAAGGGACCTTTACAGCCTTCATCGGCCAGCGCCGGCTCGCCTCCGGCCCGGCGGGCGACGTCGCGCTCGCCGTCAAGCGCGCGCCGCCTCGGCCGGACGAGCCGATCGTCATCTTTGACGACGGGACCGGGCGTACCATCGATTTCGACCTGCGCGGCGAGGATCACGAGGTGCTGGCTCGGGTGGCGAAGCTTGCTCCGCCGCCCTCGGCAGAGGAGGCGCCGCCAAGCGAGCCACGCGGCCGCGGGCGGCCGAAGCTCGGCGTGGTCGCGCGCGAGGTGACGCTGCTGCCGCGGCATTGGGAATGGCTCAACGCTCAGCCCGGCGGCGCTTCGGTGGCGCTGCGCAAGCTCGTCGACGAGTCGCGGCGTGCGAGCGGCGACAAGGATCGCGAGCGGCAGGCGCGCGATGCCGCCTACCACTTCATGTCGACGATGGCGGGCAACTTCGCGCGTTTCGAGGAAGCCTCGCGAGCGCTGTTTGCGGATGACCGGCGACGCTTCACCGGTCTGATCGCCGACTGGCCCGCCGACATCCGCGACCACATCGTCAAGCTCGCCTACAGCGATCGCGCTTAA
- a CDS encoding glutathione S-transferase, which produces MLTVHHLNNSRSQRVLWLLEELGVPYEIVRYQRQPDLRAPKELRAIHPLGKSPVITDNGNTIAESGAIIEYLIGTYGNGRLIPPPNTPERLRYTYWLHYAEGSAMQPLLLKLLFTLMPKRAPALLRPLVRKVSNQALTALVNPQLKQHMDYWEGELGKSEWFAGSEFTAADIQMSFPLEAAQARGGLETGHPKAMVFLDRIHARPAYQRALEKGGPYQVGR; this is translated from the coding sequence ATGCTGACCGTTCATCACCTCAACAATTCCCGCTCGCAGCGCGTGCTGTGGCTGCTCGAAGAGTTGGGCGTGCCCTATGAGATCGTGCGTTATCAGCGCCAGCCCGACCTGCGCGCGCCGAAGGAGCTGCGCGCCATCCATCCGCTCGGCAAGTCGCCCGTCATCACCGACAACGGCAATACCATCGCCGAGTCCGGAGCGATCATCGAATATCTCATCGGCACCTACGGCAATGGCCGATTGATTCCGCCGCCGAACACACCGGAGCGGCTGCGCTACACCTATTGGCTGCACTATGCGGAGGGGTCGGCGATGCAGCCGCTGCTCCTGAAGCTGTTGTTCACGCTGATGCCGAAGCGCGCGCCCGCTCTACTGCGCCCGCTGGTGCGCAAGGTCTCGAACCAGGCACTCACGGCACTGGTCAATCCGCAGCTCAAGCAGCACATGGATTATTGGGAGGGCGAGCTGGGAAAAAGCGAGTGGTTCGCCGGCAGCGAGTTCACTGCGGCCGACATCCAGATGAGCTTCCCGCTCGAAGCCGCCCAAGCGCGCGGCGGGCTGGAGACGGGGCATCCCAAGGCGATGGTGTTCCTCGATCGCATCCATGCGCGGCCCGCGTATCAGCGCGCCCTTGAGAAGGGCGGGCCGTACCAGGTGGGACGGTAA
- a CDS encoding MFS transporter, whose translation MTAADPTERIERAEIEDTSLLAFYRDMNPPERRTFWACAAGWALDGMDFMIYPLVIGTIIALWKVDPGAAGLAGTVTLLASAIGGWLGGYLSDHIGRVRTLQITIIWFSFFSLVCAVVQNFDQLLIARAVLGLGFGGEWAAGAVLMGEAIRPQYRGRAVGSVQSGWAVGWGLAVLSQAILFSLMPADIAWRWMFVIGALPALLVFYIRRSVTEPEIAAEARAKQAASGDRPALWEIFSGPILKTTILASLMVTGCQGGYYAITFWVPQFLTKDRHLSIVGSTGYLSALIIGSFAGYLVGAWLADRIGRRNLFLIFSLGAIAVVLLYTQLPLNNEILWVLGFPLGFFASGYFSGVGAFLTELYPTRLRGSGQGFCYNFGRGIGALFPYLVGALSATTTLANAIAIFAVVAYAVFFTAAFALPETRGRILHAD comes from the coding sequence ATGACCGCAGCCGATCCGACCGAGCGCATCGAACGCGCCGAGATCGAGGACACCAGCCTTCTCGCCTTCTATCGCGACATGAATCCGCCGGAGCGCCGGACGTTCTGGGCGTGCGCCGCGGGCTGGGCGCTCGACGGCATGGACTTCATGATCTATCCGCTGGTGATCGGCACCATCATCGCGCTGTGGAAGGTCGACCCCGGCGCGGCGGGTCTTGCCGGCACCGTGACACTGCTTGCGTCCGCCATCGGCGGCTGGCTCGGCGGCTATCTTTCCGACCATATCGGCCGGGTCAGGACGCTGCAGATCACCATCATCTGGTTCTCGTTCTTCTCGCTGGTCTGCGCCGTCGTGCAGAATTTCGATCAGCTCCTGATCGCGCGCGCAGTGCTGGGCCTTGGCTTCGGCGGCGAATGGGCGGCAGGCGCGGTGCTGATGGGCGAGGCGATCCGGCCGCAATATCGCGGACGCGCGGTCGGCTCGGTGCAGTCGGGCTGGGCAGTCGGCTGGGGTCTCGCGGTGCTGTCGCAGGCGATCCTGTTTTCGCTGATGCCGGCCGACATCGCCTGGCGCTGGATGTTCGTGATCGGCGCGCTGCCGGCGCTCCTGGTGTTCTACATCCGCCGCTCCGTCACCGAGCCGGAGATCGCTGCCGAGGCGCGTGCAAAGCAGGCGGCCAGCGGCGACCGTCCAGCGCTGTGGGAGATCTTCTCCGGCCCGATCCTCAAGACCACGATCCTGGCGTCGCTGATGGTGACGGGCTGTCAGGGCGGCTATTACGCCATCACATTCTGGGTGCCGCAGTTCCTGACCAAGGATCGGCATTTGTCGATTGTCGGCTCGACCGGTTATCTGTCGGCGCTGATCATCGGCTCCTTCGCCGGCTATCTCGTCGGCGCCTGGCTCGCCGATCGCATCGGACGGCGCAACCTGTTCCTGATCTTCTCGCTCGGCGCCATCGCTGTGGTGCTGCTCTACACGCAGTTGCCGCTCAACAACGAGATCCTGTGGGTGCTCGGTTTCCCGCTCGGCTTCTTCGCCTCGGGCTATTTCTCCGGGGTCGGCGCGTTCCTGACCGAGCTCTATCCGACGCGGCTGCGCGGCTCGGGCCAGGGTTTTTGCTACAATTTCGGCCGCGGCATCGGCGCGCTGTTTCCCTATCTCGTCGGCGCGCTGTCGGCGACGACGACGCTCGCCAACGCGATCGCGATCTTCGCGGTCGTGGCCTATGCGGTGTTCTTCACCGCCGCATTCGCGCTGCCGGAAACGCGCGGGCGAATACTGCACGCGGATTAG